The following coding sequences lie in one Manis javanica isolate MJ-LG chromosome X, MJ_LKY, whole genome shotgun sequence genomic window:
- the HCFC1 gene encoding host cell factor 1 isoform X5, with the protein MASAVSPANSPAVLLQPRWKRVVGWSGPVPRPRHGHRAVAIKELIVVFGGGNEGIVDELHVYNTATNQWFIPAVRGDIPPGCAAYGFVCDGTRLLVFGGMVEYGKYSNDLYELQASRWEWKRLKAKTPKNGPPPCPRLGHSFSLVGNKCYLFGGLANDSEDPKNNIPRYLNDLYILELRPGSGVVAWDIPITYGVLPPPRESHTAVVYTEKDNKKSKLVIYGGMSGCRLGDLWTLDIETLTWNKPSLSGVAPLPRSLHSATTIGNKMYVFGGWVPLVMDDVKVATHEKEWKCTNTLACLNLDTMAWETILMDTLEDNIPRARAGHCAVAINTRLYIWSGRDGYRKAWNNQVCCKDLWYLETEKPPPPARVQLVRANTNSLEVSWGAVATADSYLLQLQKYDIPATAATATSPTPNPVPSVPANPPKSPAPAAAAPAVQPLTQVGITLLPQAAAAPPTTTTIQVLPTVPGSSISMPTTARTQGVPAVLKVTGPQATTGTPLVTMRPASQAGKAPVTVTSLPAGVRMVVPTQSAQGTVIGSNPQMSGMAALAAAAAATQKIPPSSAPTVLSVPAGTTIVKTVAVTPGTTTLPATVKVASSPVMVSNPATRMLKTAAAQVGTSVSSAANTSTRPIITVHKSGTVTVAQQAQVVTTVVGGVTKTITLVKSPISVPGGSALISNLGKVMSVVQTKPVQTSAVTGQASTGPVTQIIQTKGPLPAGTILKLVTSADGKPTTIITTTQASGAGTKPTILGISSVSPSTTKPGTTTIIKTIPMSAIITQAGATGVTSTPGIKSPITIITTKVMTSGTGAPAKIITAVPKIATGHGQQGVTQVVLKGAPGQPGTILRTVPMGGVRLVTPVTVSAVKPAVTTLVVKGTTGVTTLGTVTGTVSTSLAGAGGHSTSASLATPITTLGTIATLSSQVINPTAITVSAAQTTLTAAGGLTTPTITMQPVSQPTQVTLITAPSGVEAQPVHDLPVSILASPTTEQPTATVTIADSGQGDVQPGTVTLVCSNPPCETHETGTTNTATTTVVANLGGHPQPTQVQFVCDRQEAAAARVTSTVGQQNGSVVRVCSNPPCETHETGTTSTATTATSNMAGQHGCSNPPCETHETGTTSTATTAMSSLSTGQQRDAWHTCVASTTPTVVRVSVAAGAPERALGSVRPLCQTRQSSVSSSSMTVVATGAPCVAGPFLRPSLSLEAGGHSATFVQLAPPSGQVRSSGPSGKDSPAAGLGQLVSVGRQLEVHGTHTATIPTISCTALGAGEPREVRGTPMPAYESSPSATVTVTALEALLCPSAIVTQVCSNPPCETHETGTTNTATTSNAGSAPRVCSNPPCETHETGTTHTPTTATSSGGAGQDEGGQQLPTSRPCETHQTTSTGTTMSVSVGALLPNTAPSHRTLESGLEVAAPPTVAPQAGTSLLAVFPAQRVCSNPPCETHETGTTHTATTVTSNMSSNQDPPPAASDQGEVESTQGDSVNITSSNAITTTVSCPLTRAVTTVTQSTPVPGPSVPPPEELQASPGPRQQLPPRQLLQPASTPLMGDSAEVLSTSQTSELQAAVDLSSTGDPSSGQEPASSAVVATVVVQPPPPTQSEVDQLSLPQELMAEAQAGTTTLMVTGLTPEELAVTAAAEAAAQAAATEEAQALAIQAVLQAAQQAVMAGTGEPMDTSEAAAAVTQAELGHLSAEGQEGQATTIPIVLTQQELAALVQQQQQLQEAQVQQQHHHLPTEALAPADSLNDPTIESNCLNELAGAVPSTVALLPSTATESLAPSNTFVAPQPVVVASPAKLQAAATLTEVANGIESLGVKPDLPPPPSKVPVKKENQWFDVGVIKGTNVMVTHYFLPPDDAVPSDDDSGTVPDYNQLKKQELQPGTAYKFRVAGINACGRGPFSEISAFKTCLPGFPGAPCAIKISKSPDGAHLTWEPPSVTSGKIIEYSVYLAIQSSQAAGEPKSSTPAQLAFMRVYCGPSPSCLVQSSSLSNAHIDYTTKPAIIFRIAARNEKGYGPATQVRWLQETSKDSSGAKPATKRPMSSLEMKSAPKKSKADGQ; encoded by the exons ATGGCTTCGGCCGTGTCGCCCGCCAACTCGCCAGCTGTGCTTTTGCAGCCCCGCTGGAAGCGAGTGGTGGGCTGGTCGGGTCCAGTGCCCCGGCCCCGCCACGGCCACCGCGCCGTGGCCATCAAGGAGCTCATCGTGGTGTTCGGCGGCGGCAACGAGGGGATAGTGGACGAACTGCACGTGTACAACACGG CAACCAACCAGTGGTTCATCCCAGCCGTGAGAGGGGATATTCCCCCTGGGTGTGCAGCCTATGGCTTTGTATGTGATGGGACTCGCTTACTGGTGTTCGGTGGAATGGTGGAGTACGGGAAATACAGCAACGACCTCTATGAGCTTCAG GCAAGCCGGTGGGAGTGGAAGAGACTCAAAGCAAAGACGCCCAAAAATGGGCCCCCTCCATGTCCTCGGCTTGGGCACAGCTTCTCCCTTGTGGGCAACAAATGCTACCTGTTTGGGGGTCTGGCCAACGACAGTGAGGACCCTAAGAACAACATTCCAAG GTACCTGAATGACTTATACATCCTGGAACTGCGGCCAGGCTCTGGAGTGGTAGCCTGGGACATCCCTATCACTTATGGCGTCCTGCCCCCGCCCCGGGAGTCACATACTGCTGTGGTCTACACTGAGAAAGACAACAAGAAGTCTAAGCTGGTGATCTACGGAGGGATGAGTGGCTGCAGGCTGGGGGACCTCTGGACTCTGGATATCG AGACTCTGACATGGAATAAGCCAAGTCTCAGTGGGGTGGCACCTCTTCCTCGAAGTCTCCACTCAGCCACAACCATAGGAAACAA AATGTACGTGTTTGGTGGCTGGGTGCCTCTCGTCATGGATGACGTCAAAGTGGCCACACACGAGAAGGAGTGGAAGTGTACCAACACACTGGCTTGTCTCAACCTGG ATACCATGGCCTGGGAGACCATCCTGATGGACACGCTGGAGGACAATATTCCCCGAGCCCGAGCCGGCCACTGTGCCGTAGCAATCAACACCCGCCTGTACATTTGGAGTGGGCGTGACGGCTACCGAAAGGCCTGGAACAACCAGGTCTGCTGCAAGGACCTCTGGTACCTGGAAACAG AAAAGCCACCACCCCCAGCCCGGGTACAGCTGGTGCGAGCCAATACCAACTCCCTGGAGGTGAGCTGGGGGGCAGTGGCAACAGCCGACAGTTACCTTCTGCAGCTCCAGAAATATGACATTCCTGCCACGGCTGCTACTGCCACCTCCCCCACACCCAATCCAGTCCCATCTGTGCCTGCCAACCCTCCCAAGAgccctgctccagcagcagccgCACCTGCTGTGCAGCCGCTGACCCAAGTAGGCATCACGCTCCTGCCCCAGGCTGCCGCTGCACCCCCGACTACCACCACCATCCAGGTCTTGCCGACGGTGCCTGGCAGCTCGATTTCCATGCCCACCACAGCCAGGACTCAAG GTGTCCCTGCTGTTCTCAAAGTCACCGGTCCTCAGGCTACGACAGGAACCCCATTGGTCACCATGCGACCTGCCAGCCAGGCTGGGAAAGCCCCTGTCACTGTGACCTCCCTTCCTGCAGGCGTGCGAATGGTCGTACCAACACAGAGTGCCCAAGGGACG GTGATTGGCAGCAACCCACAGATGAGTGGGATGGCTGCATTGGCAGCTGCAGCCGCTGCCACCCAGAAGATCCCTCCTTCCTCGGCGCCCACAGTGCTGAGTGTCCCAGCAGGTACCACCATCGTCAAAACTGTGGCCGTGACGCCTGGTACTACCACCCTCCCGGCTACTGTGAAGGTGGCCTCCTCACCAGTTATG GTGAGCAACCCAGCCACTCGCATGCTGAAGACTGCAGCTGCCCAGGTGGGGACTTCTGTCTCCTCCGCTGCCAACACATCTACCCGCCCCATTATCACTGTGCACAAGTCAGGGACTGTGACGGTTGCCCAGCAAGCCCAGGTGGTGACCACCGTGGTGGGTGGGGTCACCAAGACTATTACCCTGGTGAAGAGCCCCATTTCTGTCCCAGGAGGCAGTGCTCTG ATTTCCAATCTGGGCAAAGTGATGTCAGTGGTCCAGACCAAACCAGTTCAGACGTCAGCAGTCACAGGCCAGGCATCTACAGGCCCAGTGACTCAGATCATCCAG ACCAAAGGGCCCTTGCCAGCTGGGACTATCCTGAAGCTGGTGACCTCAGCAGATGGCAAGCCCACTACCATCATCACTACCACGCAGGCCAGTGGGGCTGGGACTAAGCCCACCATCCTGGGCATCAGCAGTGTGTCCCCCAGCACCACCAAGCCTGGCACAACCACCATCATCAAGACCATCCCCATGTCAGCCATCATCACACAGGCGGGCGCCACGG GTGTGACCAGCACTCCTGGTATCAAGTCCCCCATCACCATTATCACCACCAAGGTCATGACATCAGGAACTGGAGCACCTGCCAAAATCATCACTGCTGTTCCCAAGATTGCCACTGGCCATGGGCAACAGGGAGTGACCCAG GTGGTGCTAAAGGGGGCCCCTGGACAGCCAGGCACCATCCTCCGCACTGTGCCCATGGGGGGCGTCCGCCTAGTCACCCCTGTCACTGTCTCCGCTGTGAAGCCTGCTGTCACTACACTGGTTGTGAAGGGCACCACAG GCGTCACAACCCTTGGCACTGTGACGGGCACCGTTTCTACCAGCCTTGCTGGAGCTGGGGGCCACAGTACCAGTGCCTCCCTGGCCACGCCCATCACCACCTTGGGCACCATTGCCACCCTCTCAAGCCAGGTGATCAACCCCACTGCCATCACTGTGTCAGCTGCACAGACCACGCTGACAGCAGCTGGTGGGCTCACAACCCCCACCATCACCATGCAG CCTGTTTCTCAGCCTACCCAGGTGACTCTGATCACAGCACCCAGTGGGGTCGAGGCCCAGCCTGTACATGACCTCCCTGTGTCCATTCTGGCCTCGCCAACTACAGAACAGCCCACAGCCACAGTTACCATTGCTGACTCGGGCCAGGGTGATGTGCAGCCCGGCACTGTGACGCTGGTGTGCTCCAACCCGCCCTGCGAGACCCATGAGACAGGCACCACCAACACCGCCACCACCACAGTCGTAGCTAACCTCGGGGGGCACCCCCAGCCCACCCAAGTGCAGTTCGTCTGTGACAGACAGGAGGCAGCTGCTGCTCGTGTGACCTCGACAGTGGGGCAGCAGAACGGCAGTGTGGTTCGCGTCTGCTCCAACCCGCCATGTGAGACCCACGAGACAGGCACCACCAGCACGGCCACCACTGCCACCTCCAACATGGCTGGGCAGCACGGCTGCTCCAACCCGCCCTGCGAGACCCATGAGACGGGCACCACCAGCACAGCCACCACCGCCATGTCAAGCCTCAGCACTGGCCAGCAGCGAGACGCCTGGCACACCTGTGTGGCCAGTACCACCCCCACTGTGGTCCGGGTCAGTGTGGCTGCTGGGGCGCCGGAGAGAGCCCTGGGTTCTGTCAGGCCGTTGTGCCAAACCCGCCAGAGCAGTGTGAGCAGCAGCAGCATGACTGTGGTGGCCACTGGGGCCCCATGTGTGGCTGGCCCGTTCCTCAGGCCAAGCCTGTCCCTGGAGGCTGGTGGCCACAGCGCCACATTTGTGCAACTGGCCCCTCCAAGTGGCCAAGTCAGGTCCAGCGGCCCCAGTGGCAAGGACAGTCCTGCAGCAGGCCTGGGTCAGCTGGTGTCTGTGGGGCGTCAGCTGGAGGTACATGGCACCCATACAGCCACCATCCCCACCATATCCTGCACCGCCCTGGGTGCAGGGGAGCCCCGTGAAGTGCGGGGGACCCCCATGCCTGCATATGAGAGCTCGCCTAGTGCCACTGTAACTGTGACAGCCCTGGAGGCACTGCTGTGCCCCTCAGCCATCGTGACCCAAGTCTGCTCCAACCCGCCCTGCGAAACTCACGAGACGGGCACTACCAACACCGCCACTACCTCGAATGCAGGCAGTGCCCCGCGGGTCTGCTCTAACCCGCCTTGCGAGACCCACGAGACAGGCACCACCCATACACCCACCACTGCCACCTCCAGTGGGGGTGCGGGCCAGGATGAGGGTGGGCAGCAGCTGCCCACCAGCCGTCCCTGTGAGACGCACCAGACCACGTCCACCGGTACCACCATGTCAGTCAGTGTGGGTGCCCTGCTCCCCAACACCGCCCCCTCCCACAGGACCCTGGAGTCCGGCCTGGAGGTGGCAGCACCGCCCACCGTCGCTCCCCAGGCTGGGACTTCCTTGCTGGCTGTTTTCCCAGCACAGAGGGTGTGCTCCAACCCCCCCTGTGAGACGCATGAGACAGGCACCACGCACACAGCCACCACTGTCACCTCTAACATGAGTTCAAACCAAG ATCCCCCCCCAGCTGCCAGTGACCAGGGAGAGGTGGAGAGCACCCAGGGCGACAGCGTGAACATCACCAGCTCTAATGCCATCACCACGACCGTTTCCTGCCCACTGACACGGGCTGTAACCACCGTGACACAGTCCACACCTGTCCCGGGCCCCTCGGTGCCG CCCCCAGAGGAACTCCAGGCCTCACCAGGGCCTCGCCAGCAGCTGCCGCCACGGCAACTCCTGCAGCCTGCCTCCACACCCCTGATGGGGGATTCCGCCGAGGTCCTGTCTACTTCCCAGACCTCTGAGCTCCAGGCCGCTGTGGATCTGAGCAGTACAGGGGACCCATCTTCAGGCCAGGAGCCTGCCAGCTCAGCTGTGGTGGCCACTGTGGTAGTTCAGCCACCCCCACCCACGCAGTCTGAAGTAGACCAGTTGTCACTTCCCCAAGAGCTGATGGCTGAGGCCCAGGCGGGTACCACCACTCTCATGGTAACAGGGCTCACCCCTGAGGAGCTAGCAGTGACTGCTGCCGCCGAAGCAGCTGCCCAGGCTGCAGCCACAGAGGAAGCCCAGGCCCTAGCCATTCAGGCAGTGCTCCAGGCCGCGCAGCAGGCTGTCATGG CAGGCACTGGGGAGCCCATGGATACATCTGAGGCAGCGGCAGCCGTGACCCAGGCAGAGCTGGGCCACCTGTCAGCTGAGGGCCAGGAGGGCCAGGCCACCACCATCCCCATCGTGCTGACACAACAGGAGCTGGCTGCTCTggtgcagcagcagcagcagctccagGAGGCACAGGTCCAGCAACAGCACCATCACCTCCCCACTGAGGCGCTGGCCCCTGCTGACAGCCTCAACGACCCAACCATTGAGAGCAACTGCCTCAATGAGTTGGCTGGGGCCGTCCCCAGCACTGTAGCCCTGTTGCCCTCCACAGCCACTGAGA gCCTGGCTCCATCCAACACATTTGTGGCCCCCCAGCCAGTCGTGGTAGCCAGCCCTGCAAAGCTGCAGGCCGCAGCTACTCTGACTGAAGTGGCCAACGGCATTGAGTCCCTGGGTGTG AAGCCAGACCTACCACCCCCACCAAGCAAAGTCCCCGTGAAGAAGGAAAACCAGTGGTTTGATGTAGGGGTCATTAAGGGTACCAATGTAATGGTGACACACTATTTCCTGCCACCAGATGATGCTGTCCCATCTGAC GATGATTCAGGCACTGTGCCAGACTATAACCAGCTGAAGAAGCAGGAGCTGCAGCCAGGCACAGCGTATAAGTTCCGTGTTGCCGGGATCAATGCCTGTGGCCGGGGGCCTTTCAGCGAGATCTCAGCCTTTAAGACATGTCTGCCTGGTTTCCCAGGGGCCCCCTGTGCCATTAAAATCAGCAAA AGTCCAGATGGTGCTCACCTCACCTGGGAGCCGCCTTCAGTGACCTCCGGCAAGATCATTGAGTACTCAGTGTACCTGGCCATCCAGAGCTCCCAGGCTGCAGGGGAGCCCAAGAGCTCCACCCCGGCACAGCTGGCCTTCATGCGGGTGTACTGCgggcccagcccctcctgcctcgTGCAGTCCTCCAGCCTCTCCAATGCCCACATCGACTACACCACCAAGCCCGCCATCATCTTCCGCATCGCCGCCCGCAACGAGAAGGGCTACGGCCCAGCCACCCAAGTCAGGTGGTTACAAG AAACCAGTAAGGACAGCTCTGGCGCCAAGCCAGCCACCAAGCGGCCCATGTCCTCCCTGGAGAT GAAATCTGCTCCAAAGAAATCTAAGGCAGACGGTCAGTGA